The Culex quinquefasciatus strain JHB chromosome 2, VPISU_Cqui_1.0_pri_paternal, whole genome shotgun sequence genome contains the following window.
tactgaCTGATAACGATTCCTTTTGAGAAGGAAAAGAGTTTCTGatgatgtttttgtttgatagaacaaatatgatttttttcacgtttttgacGGTTCGTATGTAGTTGAAATAAAGCCACCATCCGCAAAAGTTCCATTCTCCTTCCATAGGGTAAAatcatggtgtcgatttctggaaaagtcagggaaaacctggaattgtcagggaattttatgctgggtcagggaatttcgatgatcttaaaaatattactacaaaatttcatttctttttaaaagtTCGCActtgatgatgtatttgaaCGTCTTCCAGGCCAAATTTTGCaatataatatttaatttttgataatatctatttttaaattggtcagtccggaaggaacgcagaactccatataaaaatgcttaagaaaagGGTCACGATGCAAAGCGCgtagcttgtttgcaatatgtttaggtttaaaaatcaaatagggtatatggccctattttggacctactatgcaattTGGATTTGATTTGGATTTCCGTTCaactaaaaattccaaattacTAGCGCACACAGGGTGGGACAATTTGAGGCAGTTACCCCACCATCTTcagagatttgttctaaaatttgttgtttgcttagcatatagggaccatagagaaaatcatacattttgtcagaaaaattgaatgatttaaaaaaaaaccaatgcctaaaaattcgaacatttgaaaattaaaaaaattaatctaaaattctaaagcataaagattcaaaatttttaaaattttgaaattctgatattttgaaattgttgatttcttaattaaattctgattccaaaattctaacaaaaattgtaaggttagaaaattttccaaaatttcactttagtattcgttatctaaatttttatttttctcaaaattaaactgaactatGAAAGTAGTCTAATTTTGTGTAATctaaaatgtaagcaaaatagtgatggtgaaatggaattaaaaattaaagaattaaattcaagaattaaagaaataaaacaaaaatttaaggaaAAACAGGGTTTTTACGGCTACactcaacttatttttaaacatactgactctgaataattaatttctttaatgttttgagtgatgttttttatccttattTATTGTTCTTTTGTATTGggtacattcaattttaatctCACAAGATCTTaatcatatttcaaacttttcctgaagatacagacatttggatgtaacaaACAGAAGCTTCTCCGCCTTTGAATTTATGATGGGATTCAAccagaagaattttttttttaatttgaacattcttgaagagaaataaaaaaatcaaaacattcaaaaattacagcaccaactttcaaaattggattatttagaaattataaaaaaaattaaaaaaatagtattaaaaaaccaaaaaaaaaaatcatattgaataagaaattaaaagacccgaaatttttaaatcaaaaattacaaaaatcagaaaacaaaaatcaaagatatcaatatttaaaaaaaataaaataagaacaaTCAAgagaaccaatttttttttaaatcctcaaattcttaagttcttaagttcttaaattcttaaattctgaaattcttaaattcttgaattcttaaattctttaattcctaggttcttgaatgctgccatttttgttaccatcttagattgcagaaaacctgataaaatttgaagtgtttttggagtttttgttttgtttagagaaattttgagaagaagatgtaggaaaatttgcttcgatttttctaagtgacgctttggtaagATTATCGAATATGAACTGTAtcttaaccccttcccgcccagagcaaaatcgagattttttacgtatTTCACCATAATTCGTAACTGGATCGACCAAgttggatgaaattttaatggttataAGCTAACAATCTATATAAACTAACGCAGGTTGAATcaggttgaaaaaatgcatggttgcagagaaatttagttttgaagacaaaaaatagtggtgctctggagtaaccatgggcgttagagggttaaatttaaaatctctagATCGAGAtaaattctcaatttttaaattttatttttttattttatacattgagtttttagatctaaatttctaaacgttgaaatttttgattttttttgccaagatgtttgttttgtctttttcctctagtttacctaatcctagaaaaaatacattttcagcgttgcaagattctgcgttctgagattacaaaattgaatttattatgaaactcttttgtatgtttgtcgcaaaattatttttcttaaaatgacgcggattttgcggggattgggttttggaatggcgcggattttttttttatttctccgtAACAATTCTGAATAAAGAAATTTGagagttcaagaatttataaaatatggcctcttcggaaaagttgtttctAGCATCCGAGATTTCATAGGGATTATACAACTACATTtccgtagtaacatttcaatagggcgaatctgcatttgtaaacaagcagtctatccctttcgctcaagtgacagttcacgtcaagtaagaaggggatagactgcttgtttacaaacgcagattcgcccaattttttttatttttttagcaaaaatatttttttttggaaaattatttaagaagatgttttcttcaaatattcagaaatccatttactttaaatacaatctTTGTTGAAAAAGACTTAGATCTTTTTTGAAACCGTAAACATGTACTTGaataatttacatttaattgtatatattttcttagttttttagttttattttaatctttcttaaggtgaagccgttgatcattttcaaagaaaaatgatCATCaccataaaatattctgtattaaattcaatttaacgaatttccgCACCTAAagaaatcagcatgtgccggttgttgccttcttgaagccactgaaagatttttttgtctaaatcaaaagtgcttcaaaatttacgtaattttgtggcacagtcattgacgtcctagttggcaataattgattaatgacgatttccataactttacaaggaatgggataatcgttgccaaaagaaatcagcatgtgtagggcactattctaaacaacttgttgaaggaattttgtcaaaatattgaaagcgaagcaaaaattatatctttgaacgaaaaatcatgacaatgatggaagtcttcacgttaagaaattttttcaatatcttaaatttgcaacattcaaaaaggaaaatgcatgaaaccattaaaacgctccaaacaatatgttatgtaaaaaatagaaaataaaaaaatgtggtctggagaggtcagggaaaagtcagggaattttattttgggatttggatcgacaccatgtaAAATCAcgtaagttttaaatttcaaggaatTGGTTCTGTTTTTCttgcattttgcattatttgccTATTCTTATAGAATTTCACTCAGTTTACGTTGACACCGAACCTATTCAAGAATGAGTAAATTAGGTTTTACgtcgactcgatttggaggttagaaaggattgcactgtttacatggacttgttaacagtgcacacgagctgtcaaatgacgtcacggtttAAAGAGTTTTGTTCATTGAGTCACACAAAACATTTCGAGCATCGTTTTTTGATCAGTGCATTAATCTTCCCAGCAACCCCTTCAGAAAAGTGTTTATTCCCACCTTGATGTGCATATCCTGGTTTGATCTGACATATCTTCTCCAAAAACATAAACACATGCTGCCGTTGGACTTTTCCTTGTAAAACCGGCGGATTTTTCTtgagatttttattaaaaattaggtAAGCTTAACAGAAACTCCttctaaacttttgaaaatcgaTTGTTTCACTTCACAACTgaaagttttattcaaattcTCTCCAACTTTCCTAAAATTTAACCAGTAACTGCGAACATAATCCAACTCTCCCTCCTTACGTCATCAGCTCGCGATTTGCGAAATCTAGGAAATGTCATTACTCAGAGCGCTCGGAAGTGAACTGTTTGCCGCGTACCGCCAGGGACTGACCGCGTCAGGAACGTCGCGCCGCTCGTTTGCCGTGTCCTCGCTTCGAGCCTCCACTGAAAAGGAAGCAGTCGAAGAAGATCCCGGGGCAGAAGGCGAAGCCAAGAGTGCCGCCCCGGTTGACGACCCGAAGGATCGCACCCGGGTGATTCCGGTGGAGACGAGCATCCGGTATCTGGCTAGCGAGGCCTACCAGCAGACTTACCAGGGCGAGCCGGTGTGGAAGAATTACAGGCGGAACCACAAGGGGCTGTACCCGCCGAAGCAGACGCGCAAGACGTGCGTGCGGAAGGGCAAGCTTTCGACGGGGAATCCGTGCCCGGTGTGCCGGGACGAGTACCTGGTGCTGGACCACCAGAACGTGGAGCTGCTGAAGCAGTTTATGTCGCCGCAGACGGGCAAGGTGCTGAGCTACTCGATAACGGGGCTGTGCCAGCGGAAGCAGCTGGAGTTGAAGGTGGCGATCGACCGGGCCATGGACTACGGGTTGATTACGTTTGACGTGCCGTTCCGGGACTACGATTACGCCGAGTACTACGCGGAGAAGAAGCAGTGAAGGGTGGGTGAGTGCGGGGTTGCTTtgtagttttgttttgtttttaggaGTTTAGTGTTTAAGCGGACGATGGCGGAGATTAGTTGCACTTATCTGATTGTGGGAGGTGGGATTGCCGGGGTTTCGTGCGCGGAAGCGCTCGCGTTTTGGGCCGATGCTCGGGATAGTGTCGTGTTGATTGCGGAGTCGTCGCTGGTGAAGGCGGCCACGAACGTGGTGTCGCTGGGGAAGGTCCTGACCAAGTTTGATGTTGAAGAGAAGGACGGGAGTAGTTTGGGCGGGAACATCCGGGTGTTGGAAGATCAGCTGGACCGGGTTGAGAGTGAGGGACACTTTGTGAGCACGAGTAGCGGAAAGAAGATCAACTATCGGTATTTGTGTCTGTGTACCGGGGCACGTCCCAAGCTGATCGGGGACAATCCGAACGTGATTGGAATTCGCGACACGGAGTCGGTGCAGGAGTTCCAGAAGCGGGTCAGCAACGCGACCCGGCTGGTCGTGGTCGGGAATGGGGGCATCGCGTCGGAGTTAGTTTACGAAATCAGCGGGATTGATGTGCACTGGGTCGTTAAGGACGAGTACATCAGCTCGACGTTTGTAGACTCCGGTGCGGCGCGGTTCTTCCAGGAGCGGCTCACGGAGAAGGCCCAGGAGAAGACGGTGTTGAAGCGGATGCGATACTCGGAGGAGAAGGCGGGTAGTTCGTCGCGACGAGGAGCTGCGTTGGGGCCGGATTGGCACCGCACGGTGGACATTTCCGGCAAGTTGGAGCACGTACCAGACTCGGTCAAGATTCACTACGCTGTTGAAATAGAAGAGCTTGCAGCACAAAGTGAAGGCTTCCCGGTCAAACTAACCCTGTCCAATGGGGAAGTCATCGAGTGCGACTTTGTCGTGTCCGCGACGGGGGTCACTCCGGCGATCAGCTTCACTTGCGATCGCGAGTTCGCTCTCGGTCCGGACGGCGGCCTCCTCGTCAACTGGGAGATGGCCACGTCCCTGCCGGACGTGTACGCCGCCGGGGATGTCTGCAGTGCTGGCTGGGAACACGCCCAGCACTGGTTCCAGATGCGCCTGTGGACGCAGGCCCGCCAGATGGGAGCGATGGCCGCGCGGGCCATGGCGGCCAAACGGGCCGGCGAGACGATCTACCAGGACTTTGCTTCGAGCTGTTCAACCACGTGACGCAGCTGTTTGGCTACCAGGTCGTCCTGCTGGGACGGTACAACGGCCAGGGGCTGAACGACAAGTACGAGGTGCTGGTCCGGATGACGCCCGGCCTGGAGTACATCAAGTTCGTTCTGGTTGACGGGCGACTTCAGGGCGCGATGCTGATCGGCGAAACGGGACTCGAAGAAACGTGCGAAAACTTGATCCTGAACCAGCTGGATCTGACGCCGTACGGGGACGACCTGCTCGATCCCAACATCGACATCGAAGACTATTTTGATTAGTGCACTAGTTTCAAGGAATAAAAAGTAacgaaaaattaagtaaaagaACCTCACTTCGATGACAATCTTCCGTTTACTTCCGGCCAACATCCGCAATCAAATATCTTTATAAAAGAAAAATGCACCACACAGTTGCTACTACAAATAAATTTACACTGGTTACGAAGGTTAAATTACTGACAATTTTGCGCGCGAGCGTTCAACAACTACGTTAATTTTTCGCCTCTTCCTCCACCTCCTCCGCCTCCGGCCGATCGTGCAGGTTGAACAGCTTCGCCACCTCGTTCAAATCGTCGTACCGAGTGTGCTGCGCCACAATCTTCCGCGCCGTCCCGATCCGGTTGAAAATGTTCCACAGCAGCACCCCGACGACCTTCTCGTCCCGCAGGTAGAATATCACGCCCTTGTTGAAGTCGTCCGCGTCTTCGCGCGCAGGTTCCGCAGGTTTCGGTGGCATCGCTTCCGCCTTCACAACGCTGGTGTGGTTCAGGACCGAGGAATTCGACGAGGTTTGGGTCGCCGAAGCAGGAATGATGGTGGCGTTGGCCGCCTGCAGCTTTTCGCTCGTGTCCGAGATGATTTGGGCGGGGCTGGCCTTGGCAAAGACCGCCACCGTTGGGAGCGCGGAGTCGATGATGCCGATCGCTTCGTAGCCGATTTTCGGGCCCAGGTCCGACCAGAACATGCTCTGGTGGGTGTACGGTTTGTCTGGAAGGGAAGGTTTTGGTTGATTTGTGGGTTGTTCAAGTCAACGCGAGATACTCACTCTTTCCGGCCATGTTCTCCCCGGCAAGTCGTCCCGAGACGACCGCGTGGTCGTGATGTTCTACCCGTCGTCGTCCCAGCTTGGGGTCGTAGAAGCACGCGGCATCACCGGCCACGTACAGATGTGATCGTGCCCGCAACTCGGCGTCCACCACAAAACCTCCCATCGTAGGATCAACCTCCAAGTTCGACGTCTTTGCCAAATCCGTGTTCGGTTCGGAACCAACGGCCACGATCGCGTGATCAACCACCAAACTGCTATCGTCCGTCAGCGTCAACTTGAGCTTTTTGTCCTGCACTTCGACGGCCTTGATCTGCGTCTTGGGCCAAACCTTGACGCCCTCCTCGCGAACGCGATCCGTCGTCCACTGGCTAAGATACTCGGGCAAGATCTTGCCCATGTTTCCCTCCTCGTGGAACAGCTGGTAAACTTCGAGGTTCTTCTCCCGGATGTCGCTGAACTTTGCCAACGCGCAGGACATTTCACTGCCGAGGAATCCCCCACCGACGACGGCCACCTTGCTGCCGGGCTTCAGCTTCTGGCTTAGTTCTTCAAAGTCACTCACACTCTTGAACATCGTCAGATGTTCTTTGACGGCCAACGGCGCCGACTCGAACACCGGCAGATTCTTCGGTCGCGCCCCGGTCGCCAGCAGACACTCGCCGTACTTAATCTCGGTCCCATCCGTCAACACGACCTTCCGGTTGACCACGTCAATCCGCTGCACCTCGTAACCCCTCGCGATGGCCACTCCTCCGTTCGGCGCCTCGGCCAGCTTCGTCGGATCGATGTAGAAGTCATCCGGCTCGTAGTAGATGCTCC
Protein-coding sequences here:
- the LOC6034394 gene encoding LOW QUALITY PROTEIN: pyridine nucleotide-disulfide oxidoreductase domain-containing protein 1 (The sequence of the model RefSeq protein was modified relative to this genomic sequence to represent the inferred CDS: inserted 1 base in 1 codon); amino-acid sequence: MAEISCTYLIVGGGIAGVSCAEALAFWADARDSVVLIAESSLVKAATNVVSLGKVLTKFDVEEKDGSSLGGNIRVLEDQLDRVESEGHFVSTSSGKKINYRYLCLCTGARPKLIGDNPNVIGIRDTESVQEFQKRVSNATRLVVVGNGGIASELVYEISGIDVHWVVKDEYISSTFVDSGAARFFQERLTEKAQEKTVLKRMRYSEEKAGSSSRRGAALGPDWHRTVDISGKLEHVPDSVKIHYAVEIEELAAQSEGFPVKLTLSNGEVIECDFVVSATGVTPAISFTCDREFALGPDGGLLVNWEMATSLPDVYAAGDVCSAGWEHAQHWFQMRLWTQARQMGAMAARAMAAKRAGETIYQDXCFELFNHVTQLFGYQVVLLGRYNGQGLNDKYEVLVRMTPGLEYIKFVLVDGRLQGAMLIGETGLEETCENLILNQLDLTPYGDDLLDPNIDIEDYFD
- the LOC6034393 gene encoding LOW QUALITY PROTEIN: apoptosis-inducing factor 1, mitochondrial (The sequence of the model RefSeq protein was modified relative to this genomic sequence to represent the inferred CDS: inserted 1 base in 1 codon) codes for the protein MLAVSRLTIGQLRPRVAAIGTKKYFAGGTTSGGCTYSRRWFSKKEPDLNKTSPACPPPPPPSKDNTAYIIGAIALTAGGLGLAYKMGLFDGEPTVQQVAPEPTTSSGTKSKQRYPASSKDLPGEVPYLLIGGGTASFAAFRAIKGHDAKAKVLVISNEPEMPYMRPPXSKELWFNPEKTDLEPLKFKQWNGVERSIYYEPDDFYIDPTKLAEAPNGGVAIARGYEVQRIDVVNRKVVLTDGTEIKYGECLLATGARPKNLPVFESAPLAVKEHLTMFKSVSDFEELSQKLKPGSKVAVVGGGFLGSEMSCALAKFSDIREKNLEVYQLFHEEGNMGKILPEYLSQWTTDRVREEGVKVWPKTQIKAVEVQDKKLKLTLTDDSSLVVDHAIVAVGSEPNTDLAKTSNLEVDPTMGGFVVDAELRARSHLYVAGDAACFYDPKLGRRRVEHHDHAVVSGRLAGENMAGKNKPYTHQSMFWSDLGPKIGYEAIGIIDSALPTVAVFAKASPAQIISDTSEKLQAANATIIPASATQTSSNSSVLNHTSVVKAEAMPPKPAEPAREDADDFNKGVIFYLRDEKVVGVLLWNIFNRIGTARKIVAQHTRYDDLNEVAKLFNLHDRPEAEEVEEEAKN
- the LOC6034395 gene encoding 28S ribosomal protein S18b, mitochondrial — translated: MSLLRALGSELFAAYRQGLTASGTSRRSFAVSSLRASTEKEAVEEDPGAEGEAKSAAPVDDPKDRTRVIPVETSIRYLASEAYQQTYQGEPVWKNYRRNHKGLYPPKQTRKTCVRKGKLSTGNPCPVCRDEYLVLDHQNVELLKQFMSPQTGKVLSYSITGLCQRKQLELKVAIDRAMDYGLITFDVPFRDYDYAEYYAEKKQ